In Cicer arietinum cultivar CDC Frontier isolate Library 1 chromosome 7, Cicar.CDCFrontier_v2.0, whole genome shotgun sequence, the genomic window GAAGATAATTGCTAATGGTGCTTATGACTTCACTAGAGCTACTCTAAGGACTTCATTCCTTGCTTCTTGTGTCTCTGCATGCCAGAGCAGAACGATGAGTCTTGTTGATACTATTACTGTAATGGCTCAGAGGTACAAGTTTCCATATCTATTGTATATATTGTAAACATATGCCTAGGTAAGATTTTAGTCATCAATAAAGTACGTAGTTGGTTTTGAAGATTTTATTTTGGAGAGGGGAAAGAGAGTAAGGTTTTGAAGATTTTATTTTGGAGAGGGGAAAGAGGGTAAGAGAACATGTTTCTTGTCAGAATGAGAGAGTAAATATTAGCAGTTTTATTGGATGCATTGTTAGGATTAAAACATACTTAATgttatctatattttaatcttgaTTGTTCATGCAATGCAAGATCAACAAGCAAAGTTTGATTCTAATTTCTCTATGACACTATCAGCTGGTATGGAACTAGGTGATCTAAGAATATGCCTTTTCACGTAATATGATGATGGAACCCGTAAAATCACGATAATGAAACTGTATATTATGGGATGGTAAAGATGAGCTTGAAGCTCATACAATGGtgtaaaatagaaaaagaaagcaTAAACCAGAGTTATATGAACTCGTAACCAGAGCTAAGCTCCTAAACCAGAGAGAAAACTCTCCTAACTGTTTCTAACAATTATGTAGAAAAAGTTAATGCAATTTTTAGTATGTTTCTTATTCTAATAATTGCAGTATAGAAGTGAACTCTGCTTTTTGCTAGGTTGCACGAGCGTCTCCAGGAATGCAATGGAGATGAAGTCTTGAAGGCAGAAGCTGGTGCTAAGGTGCAAAAGTTTACTGAATGGGCTCTGAAATGTATTGGCATCCATTCCCAACTTCAGGACGGCGGTGATAATGTCATACACAGCTCAGCTGTTGAGACCCAGCTCCGATTATCTGCCTTTAAGACCTTCCTAGATCTTGTTGGCAATCGCCTTACGGGGAAGGACTTCAGTGAGGCCTTTGATGCGGCTTGCTTTCCTCTTACTCTTTTCTCAAGCTCATTTGATCCAGGTTGGGCATTTGGCATGTCGGCTGCTGTCATCCAAGGGTTGCTGGGCATGTTAGTAGAGGGGGGTGCAGACAATGTCAATCAGTGTTTCTTGGAGGCTTCACGTTTTGGCAGTACGGAACTTGTTCGTGTACTATTGCAGGTAATCTAGCTTtgatcttttttcttttccttattGTCTCATTCAACCCATTAATTAATGTTTCCACATCTAAGAGGCCTTGATACATGGTACCATAAGGATATGATACAACACACATACAAGGATatctaattataaataatttgaaagcAAGATATGATACAGCTAAAATATGTTACATGTATatataacttaaatgattaaaatttgtACAGAGATATTCACATTGCTGATTGCTCATCAGTGCATAAGCATATCAGTAGACAAAATACTTGTGATCATAACAAGTAAATTTAGTGTTAGGAACCCAAGAATTTGATTCCAAGGATTTTGAGGAAGGAcactaatatttagaaaaaagataagaaataatAGGATAGAATCTCtccaaaaaaattgataaacaaGAGCAGATACGCATATGCTCCTACAATGGTTTACACcactcaattttttaatttgataaaagatACTTTCATAAGGAATGAAACCTTTATTTATTGGTTCCATGTACACTTTGGATAAGAGAGGGAAATGATCACTAACCACCTACTAACCAACATAATAGTATAACTACTTATAACAACCTCAACCAATTAACTACTACTAACTAACTTTCCTTTATCTAAGTCCTAACAATACAATCCTCTTCAACACaaccttgtcctcaaggttgACATATACTATATTCTTGTAGGTGTAATATTTGATAACATACACTGGCTTCCCTTTTCCCTTCCACATACTCATTAAAATTGGGGTGCTAGCACCCTCTTGCAACATGCTCTCATTTAGATCATTGACACTTGTATCCCATCACAGTAAGAAGCTATTACTCTCATTTGCATTGTTGCCACCTGGATCCCACAATTATAAGGAGAACTACTCCCTGGATTAACTTGTTAATTATTCTGCACAGTTGTATATGTTCCACATCGGAAAGGAATAAAGCCACCTTTATTGTGTAGCATTTGCACACTTTCACTATAATAGGGGTCAGCTTCATTAAGGTCCCATAGTGGTCCAATCTCGAAAACTTAGTAATCAATTCCACCTTCTGCATCTTCCTACATGCAACACCCACTATGACACCTTGGTGCAGCATGCATGTCGGCCAATGTTTAGTTAACAACCCATCTTTTGCTATCCTACGTGACGATGGCTTGAAATTTGAAGTTGTGCAGGATCTTGGTTCGTCACATAGGCTAACCTGAGTTTCTCTGCGGACCCAATACCTTCGACTGAGTTTGGTTGCTTCGATAGTGGTGGTGGAATTGGATTTCTTAGAGGACCACAAAGAAGTTGCAATTCTGCCTCTTCTGATTCTGAAAACGATCGATTATCATAAACCTTTTCGTCACTCTTCCTCGCATCGCTAATAATGTGATCAGTGCCCATTCCTTGTTTCTGCTCTGATGTCTCCACCTTCTTGATCCAAGAACGTGGCGGTGCGTCTTTGTCCTCTTCGTTGTCTCCCCATTCGTAGCTGGTCTTAGTGCTGTCCTCAATGAATGAAGATGCTTATGTTTCTTGAATTTTCTTGCCATTTTGGATTTCCAAAAGCAAATTATTGATTGGATCCTGGGCAGCAGCAAAACTTGCATTACACATTAGATTTACTACTTTTGCTGCTATGGTTTCTTCCTCAGCCTCTTTCACCCCAAGTTGGGTTTGGGTTTTCTTGATCCCAAGAACAATACCAAAATAATATCCAAGGATCTAAGCTCATGAACTCCTACTGCACTTTAACAAGTCCATGAATTTCATGCTCCACAAAGAACCTTTGAGCCTTTGCAACCCACCTAACAAGATCAGTCCCTGAAAAGTTGGGCAGCTCCACCTTCTTAGCCCACCAATCCTTCATTTCCATGTACATTGGCACTCCCTTGAGATTTGGCAGGTAGGACCAATTGTTAGGAACCCAAGAATTTGATTCCAAGGATTTAGAGGAAGGAcactaatatttagaaaaaagataagaaataatAGGAGAGAATCTCTCCAAAGAAAAGGATACAAAGAATGGATACGCTCCTACAATAGTTTACACCACtcaatttctaaatttaataaaagataCTTTCATAagtgttgaagttgtgggattttaaagaaaagaagagaaaataataagggtttgaatattatggataatagtttaatgctaacttgattacaaacgactcaatactaatatctatttatagagaaatatagactcaatcctaaatcaggaataaatcataataataatgagagatattctaagatatctctatgattataaattgatcataggaaataactcaagatactctaatataatataatagatattctaagatattttctaatattctaacactccccatcaagctaaagcttactaagctttagcttgttacaagaaaataatgtgttgctttgcaaaataataaaaaggatgaaaagaCAACTCAGAGATGCAGGTGAAGTaagagagaattgctataaatatagcccaGCCAAATAGCTGGAATGATCATCAGtatgagagaaattcatggcaaacaattaaataaagtaaGGTATGTTCTTCTAAAAATTGCACTTGGAAGTTTCAAACTAATAATATTGGAGAggcgtgcttcaaggagagaaagacAAGGTCAGTACATCTGGGCAAAGATGGGGCCAATGCATTTGGGACAAATTGCCATACTAAAGTGTgattcatgaaaataaaagacactGTCAGAATGACCATCAATGGAAAaagaagtcatcactaatatgattcatctgTGGGAAAAGGGACACCACCGGAATGATTGTCAGTGGGAATTGAAGCCACTGTTATAATCTAttattagtaagaactaaattgcatgacaaacacagAAGAAGAAGCAGCACGACTCTAATGAAATGAAACCATGATCGATTAATAGAGTGAGAAAATGCATCCAAAACAGGAGAGATAACGGCTGTTTGAACAATAACACATATTTCTGTTGATCAAAATTGGAAAGTAAGGGCAGATCTGGAACCGTGAAGCCGAGGCGAGTTCAACAAAAAAAGGTCGCGTCTAAAACGGCTGTCGGGCGCGCGCTCACGCACAATGTAGAGAGGCGGCGCGTGGAACTGACGCACGGTGGATGTTGAGGCGCGTACGGTGACTTTTGGCGTTGTGCTTTGAGGTGTGGGCTGATTTGGAAGAGGTGAAGCTGATGGAGTGGTCGTTTGTCGGAAAAGTCGTCGGAAATAGTGGCGGTGACAGCGACATTATTGAGCTGAACGGAAACAAGTGAAACCGGTGTTGGAATGTGTCCCGACAGTGGGTTGAAAAAGGAATGATCAAgttggaaaagagaaactatgattatattcccaAACTGTTGGGAAATCGACAACAGAATAGAAGAGagatcgttcaaggaggatcgaaataggctctagataccatgttgaagttgtgggatttgagagaaaagaagagaaaataataaggatttgaatattattgataatagttttatgctaacttgattataAACGATTCAAtactaatatctatttatagagaaatatagactcaatcctaaatcaggaataaatcataataataatgagagatattctaagatatctctatgattataaattgatcatagaaaataactcaagatactatAATATACTATAGTagatattgtaaaatattttcgAATATTCTAACAATAAGGAATGAAACCTTTATTTATAGGTTCTATGTACACTTAGGATACGAGAGGGAAATGATCGCTAACTACCTACTAACCAACATAATAGTATAAATAGTATAACTACTTATAACAACCTCAACCAATTAACTACTTGTACTAACTTTCCTTTATTTGAGTCCTAACACTTAGTTACTTATTTTCCCATCTTTATCAGAATATATTCTTTTAACTATGACGGTATGTTTGGATATCTCAAAAAGAACGTTACAGAATTGAATGTAATGGAGTGAAATAAAATGATGTAGGATGAAATGAGATGGAATAAATCTTTCATTCCACGGTTTAGATATTTTACAATggaacaataaaaaatttcattccGTTGCTTGGGAAGTGAACAAATTGgaatgtgtttaatttttttattccttttttatCCTTAGTTGAAGacaccaaattatttatttatatttaataatataccCTTAGTTTAAGACACCAAATTTTTAACTCACCTTTAAAGCATTATAAGTTTCATCCTCAAATGCCTACCCTCAGACATCATAAAATGCTTTATAAATTCACAATTGCTTCCAATCTCAGTGATGGTACATTTAGTTACAGTTGGACTATTATTGAGTGTCATATCAAAGGATTGtgcaaatatatatatgtttgtctTATTTATGCTAATTTAGTAATGGGCAGCCATTCTATTGCATGTGTTGGAGAAATTTTTTAGATGAGAGATTTTGACATTATCATTTTCTCCCATTTATGTATACATGTGAAGTGAGGTATTGAATTTTGCTGTTTCTTTTTAGAGGTGAGTTTTGCCGTTTTAATAATGCATGGTGTGCTAAAAATATTTGGTTCATGTTTGTGTGGTACATTGGGAATCAAACTTATGCAGATTGCTCAAAGAAACAACTTGGATGTTGATGTTGACTTGGCATTGGGCTTTGCCTCCCATTACTGTAAGATAGGCACTATGGAGTGCTTGGTGGAAGAGGGAAACGCCATTGCCTTTTTGGGCCCTTTGATGAGAGCTGCTGAGAGGGGCTGTTTGCAAGTTGTTGAGTGGTTTGTGCAGAGGGGCTGCCGAGACATGGAGCTCTGCCTTGCCCTTACAGCAGCCACTTCTAGCTGCCAAGTTCATATTGCTTCTTATCTTCTTCCCCATGTACCCCAGCAGGTTCTCGCAGCACTTAGTGTTGAAATTCTCAAAGCTGCTGGTGAACGCAGTGGTGGGTCTCTTGATGGTGTAGCATTTCTCCTCGAATCTGACTTCTTAGGTGATCCTGCAGCTACTTATGCTGTGGCAGACATTATTGCTAAATTGGAGGATGAGGCTGTTGCTCCTGAGCTAAAGGCTTTTCTTAAGGAGCATTGGTCAGAAGGAGCTTACATAGAGGGACTAAGGTTAGGGCAAGAGCATTACACGAACCTTGTGAGAATCATTAAAGGGGGCGACTCTCCTATTTGCTTGAGAGATCTTCCTGCTCCACTGACAGTGGCAATTGCTTATCTCCCACTTTATAGAGAGTGTGTCAAGGCAGGAGGCCGTTTGTTTTCGCAACGACTTAGGGGACAAATGGTTGAAGCCGCAAGAAGGCTTGGGGAGAGGGTCTTTGATGAAGTGACTTACGGTGGAGATCTACTGGTAATTTTGGAGCGTCATCTTCCCCACTTTTTGCTCCCTCCCACCAGCCACCCAACTTAGCTAGATTTGGATaccattgttatatatttttcattttttatttcctcCCGCCACCCTTCTTTGTTATGTAATGAATGAATGTCGCCATTGATGACAATTCTTTTCCTTCTGAGAGACGGGCTTTTATGGTAGGTTTTTCTCTTCCTCTACAACCTAGTGTCTTAAAtgtgcatatttttttttaatttgttattatttttagactattttaatgtattattagAACTAGTTAGTATTGTACCCTAAGTACAAGTAAGTTAGTTGCAGTGATATATTTGAACTCCAAGATCCTCCGTTTCTCTATTGTAGtgtttatgagttttacctttaggattaaaaaaaaaaactagtataATACTCTTGTTCCCACAAGTATGTGAGATTGTGGCTCAAAGAGATATTATATCAAtgaagataaatttatatttggattATCTAACTATTTAAAAGTGCAATGCACTATTTATGTAAACATCtaacaattcaaaattttgttactaattaaaataaattaaaacataaatgtaCTATCTTCATAGTTTATATCAAACTAACATTTGTCAACCATATATTATCCAACTATCTTCATAGTTTATATCCAACTAAAATTTGTACTTTTGAAGTTCTTCTTGAATGAAAAGTTGAAGCTTTGATGCTATTTCTATAGCATAGTTGAGACTTTATAACCTCCAACTCTTTTATCATATGTTTGGTAgcgaaaaaaaatatagagaaggTAAAAGTGAGGAAGGAAAATTGTCTTGAAGGTTATGCTtcttttgtttgaaattgttaaatgaaaagaaaatattgataaatatgttGAATAACTCGTATTTCAACTACACTGCCAAAATTCTTTATATAGACTACGAGTGATAAATAAACATAATGACATAAGTATTTAAAGACATGAATACTTGCATACTTGctattttatttacatactATTATAATCTTTTAACACACCCCCTTAAGCTGAagtatataaatcaaatgcacccaacttgttatatatataactaattctaagACTTCACAATGACTTTGTAAAAAATCTGCCAATTGATCATTGAAATTCACAAAGTTAGTGATGAAGTCGCCCAATTCGAtattttctctaacaaaatgacAGTCTATCTCAATATatttggtcctctcatgaaaaacaggatttaaggcaatgtgcaatgcaacTTGATTATCACGTATTAGTCATTGAACTGACCTTTTCAAATTGAAGTTGTTTCAGTAACTGTTTTACTCAGATGAattcacatgttactagtgtCATGACTTTGTATTCTGCCTCAATGTTGGATCttacaacattttgtttcttgctcttttaatatattaaattttctccgacaagtacacaatacccagaaGTGGATCGTTTATCAATGAGCGAGTATGCCCAATCGGCATCTGAGTAACCAATTATATGAGTATGTTCTTTATCTTCATAAATGACACATTTTCTAGatgcacttttgatgtatttaagaatctAGATTACATCATTCATATGATCTTGGCAAAAagaatttaagaactgactTACTGCACTGACAACGAAGGAAATGTCAGGACGAGTGAAtgtgagatagtttaatttttcaaccaatctcctatatcttTCAGAAATCTGAAAAGGTTCTCCCTTATTAAgtaggagtttgacatttggatcatttaaaaatagtttttccaTTCAACTTCcgttacaaaaattataacactGTTACACATAAATATAACTAATACATAACTTTATTTAACATAAACccctaatataattaaattataatattttttaacctaaaattaaccctaaatatttaattattgttccataaaaaaaacttaaaattaaacaattgaAAATGGATTCTTTTGAAATTATTGATTCAAGTTTAGAGCATTAGCACTAAGTGGTTCATTgcaaaaatagaaatatatattatattataaaaaatagtaacGATATTAAGATAACATCGGCGAGTTTCTTTTGAATGATTGGTTTAgcatttttttatagttttttccTTCTATAATAGTCGTTTCATGGTCAATCTCACTTTGGGATTTGTAGGttgaccaaaattttcaaattcaattagTTGATAATGCAAATAATTGGTTCATCGTCAAGCTTCAATTTCACTTTTTCATCCATCGACACGGAAAATTGAAGTGAATCAATCgaaaaaagaaacaaacatTCATAATTTTGTACTAATATTGTATTTGGAACCCTAACCTAATTTAGGTAGAAGTATTTTTAGGAAAAAAGAATGAAACATTTGGAGGAAGAAGAATGAAACATTTCAGGTtgattttaggtttttttttaggGAAGAAGAATGAAACATTTTTGGgttaatttatgttaaaaaatattataatttaattatattggaGGTTTATgtttaggttaaaaaaaataatatttttttaattatatttatgtttaacaGTTTTATA contains:
- the LOC101501816 gene encoding ankyrin repeat protein SKIP35-like, giving the protein MNEAQLENPIYMEIKSEDNEIEFQDNENRAFASDKGENSGVVFSRETPFIRTESRMSTHHCCNAKKLKSRAATIDCELGSSEKVVLDKKLCRQDRIELGRLLQGAVSSHNWELAESLIIVADPQTLNDALCITLDSIWFLSTELELNGITVFIRKIIANGAYDFTRATLRTSFLASCVSACQSRTMSLVDTITVMAQRLHERLQECNGDEVLKAEAGAKVQKFTEWALKCIGIHSQLQDGGDNVIHSSAVETQLRLSAFKTFLDLVGNRLTGKDFSEAFDAACFPLTLFSSSFDPGWAFGMSAAVIQGLLGMLVEGGADNVNQCFLEASRFGSTELVRVLLQIAQRNNLDVDVDLALGFASHYCKIGTMECLVEEGNAIAFLGPLMRAAERGCLQVVEWFVQRGCRDMELCLALTAATSSCQVHIASYLLPHVPQQVLAALSVEILKAAGERSGGSLDGVAFLLESDFLGDPAATYAVADIIAKLEDEAVAPELKAFLKEHWSEGAYIEGLRLGQEHYTNLVRIIKGGDSPICLRDLPAPLTVAIAYLPLYRECVKAGGRLFSQRLRGQMVEAARRLGERVFDEVTYGGDLLVILERHLPHFLLPPTSHPT